In the Enterococcus saigonensis genome, one interval contains:
- a CDS encoding YozE family protein encodes MRRSFYHYVLTLKGPNHLSEEQVFANHVSHDIQFPKHTSDYDELSNYLEMNVDYLSSMDIFDRIYEQYVENNR; translated from the coding sequence ATGCGTAGAAGTTTTTATCACTATGTTCTTACTTTGAAAGGTCCCAATCATCTTAGTGAAGAGCAAGTTTTTGCTAATCATGTTAGTCATGATATTCAATTTCCTAAACACACCAGTGATTATGACGAATTATCAAACTATTTAGAAATGAACGTGGATTACTTGTCTAGTATGGACATTTTTGATCGTATTTATGAACAATACGTAGAAAATAATCGTTAA
- a CDS encoding thymidylate synthase — protein sequence MEQAYLDLGKKLIEHGHDKGDRTGTGTKSLFGYQMRFDLNEGFPLLTTKRVPFGLIKSELLWFLKGDTNIRYLLQHNNHIWDEWAFERYVKSVDYKGPDMTDFGRRSLVDENFNEEYQKQLKHFCEKIVADENFAEKHGDLGHIYGYQWRHWEKQDGTFIDQIKDVIEMIKENPNSRRLIVTAWNPEDIPSMALPPCHTMFQFYVYDGKLSCQLYQRSADVFLGVPFNIASYALLTHLIAHETGLGVGEFVHTLGDAHLYQNHIDQMKEQLSRDVRPAPTLILNEDKVSVFDFEMEDIQLENYHPHPTIKAPIAV from the coding sequence ATGGAGCAAGCATATTTAGATTTAGGAAAAAAATTAATAGAACATGGACACGATAAAGGAGATCGTACCGGTACTGGAACCAAAAGTTTATTTGGATATCAGATGCGTTTTGATTTGAATGAAGGTTTTCCTTTGTTAACTACAAAACGGGTACCATTTGGTTTAATTAAAAGTGAGTTGCTGTGGTTTTTAAAAGGTGATACTAATATTCGCTACTTGTTGCAACACAACAATCATATATGGGATGAATGGGCCTTTGAGCGTTACGTTAAAAGCGTGGATTATAAAGGACCAGACATGACAGATTTTGGGCGCCGTTCTTTAGTGGATGAAAACTTCAATGAAGAGTATCAAAAACAATTAAAACATTTTTGTGAAAAAATTGTTGCTGATGAAAATTTTGCGGAAAAACATGGAGATTTAGGCCACATTTATGGCTATCAATGGCGCCATTGGGAAAAACAAGATGGGACTTTTATCGATCAAATTAAAGATGTTATTGAAATGATTAAAGAAAACCCTAATTCCCGTCGTCTAATCGTGACAGCTTGGAATCCAGAAGACATTCCATCAATGGCTTTGCCACCGTGTCATACAATGTTTCAATTTTATGTTTACGATGGAAAGCTAAGTTGCCAACTGTATCAAAGAAGCGCCGATGTCTTTTTGGGTGTTCCATTTAACATTGCCAGTTATGCATTGCTAACGCATTTAATTGCTCATGAAACTGGTCTTGGCGTTGGAGAATTTGTGCATACTTTAGGTGATGCACATTTGTATCAAAATCATATTGACCAAATGAAAGAACAATTGTCTCGCGATGTGCGTCCTGCGCCTACCTTAATTTTAAATGAAGATAAGGTCTCCGTTTTTGACTTTGAAATGGAAGATATTCAATTAGAAAACTATCACCCACATCCAACAATTAAAGCACCAATTGCGGTTTAA
- a CDS encoding cation:proton antiporter, which produces MELVELIILIALAITFSNIFAKIIPTIPIFFIQIFLGILVGLSSYGRALNFRPEIFLVLIIAPLLFREGEHAELPIIFKNFGTILSLAFGGVLVTLVAVGLTLHTLMPTIPLAACMAFGAALGPTDAVAVTSITKSLKIPDRVMRILEGEGLLNDASGVTAFQFATVALVTGSFSLWQGSLRLLFASVGGALVGIIVVWGKRKLIRLIEQLSAQDVTAYLLIELLLPFVAYVFSEIIGVSGIIAAVVAGVMQATGRQKVTLFQAELTNVSTATWNTIVFTLNGLVFIFLGIEISQVFSPIWESEVYANWLLLLVIVAVTIILFLIRFIFLLLLNLFSSKKGHVKSWQEIFLLTFGGVKGTVSLATIFILPTTLHGEIFPQRSVLLFLTAGVILLSLIISLIVLPQLADGEAEVPVDEKGLAILAEVKKELRIDQEDTALTKNEQIALKAVIQSYENRMWDTYTAAMTESERQEVQEIQALIIGIERDGLDESFRRHEIDVNTYRFYSRFIANFQHSVGQQILSFLAFWLLIVRRIIRVILHPKLFFERRQNAPNQMQPNDFSQIKKVYLRNTKLIKQSLASLDGVYDEKIIAHFLAQRQNMVGRLQLNDFMAAVMIRQDPAYIKEMLRGYYLERKVIDAFETAGTITTFAANEYRRKVNLLESYVMSQTGNLPKIPFFR; this is translated from the coding sequence ATGGAATTAGTTGAATTAATTATTTTAATCGCATTGGCGATTACTTTTTCGAATATCTTTGCCAAGATTATTCCCACAATTCCGATCTTTTTTATCCAAATATTTCTTGGAATTCTAGTTGGTTTATCTAGTTATGGCCGTGCCTTAAATTTTAGACCGGAAATCTTTTTAGTGTTAATTATTGCACCTTTGTTGTTTCGTGAAGGAGAACATGCAGAGTTGCCGATAATCTTTAAAAACTTTGGGACAATCTTGTCTTTGGCATTTGGTGGTGTGTTGGTAACTTTGGTGGCAGTAGGATTAACGCTACACACTTTAATGCCGACAATTCCCCTGGCTGCGTGTATGGCTTTTGGGGCGGCATTAGGACCGACCGATGCAGTAGCAGTTACTTCGATTACCAAATCATTAAAAATTCCCGATCGCGTAATGCGAATATTAGAAGGTGAAGGACTTTTAAACGATGCATCTGGGGTTACGGCGTTTCAATTTGCGACAGTTGCACTTGTGACAGGGAGTTTTTCATTATGGCAAGGCTCTTTACGGTTGTTATTTGCTAGCGTTGGGGGTGCCTTGGTCGGCATAATCGTAGTCTGGGGTAAACGAAAGCTAATTCGATTAATTGAACAATTATCAGCACAGGATGTTACGGCGTATTTGTTAATTGAGTTGCTGCTTCCTTTTGTCGCCTATGTCTTTTCTGAAATTATCGGGGTGTCAGGAATCATTGCGGCAGTTGTAGCAGGTGTTATGCAGGCAACAGGACGGCAAAAAGTAACATTGTTTCAAGCGGAACTTACCAATGTTTCTACTGCTACTTGGAATACTATTGTCTTTACATTAAACGGACTCGTTTTTATCTTCTTAGGAATTGAAATTTCCCAAGTTTTTTCACCAATATGGGAAAGTGAGGTATATGCTAATTGGTTACTGCTTTTGGTTATTGTTGCAGTTACAATTATTTTATTTTTGATTCGTTTTATCTTTTTACTTCTTTTAAATCTTTTTAGTAGTAAAAAAGGGCACGTAAAATCATGGCAGGAAATTTTCCTTTTAACATTTGGGGGTGTAAAAGGAACAGTCAGCCTGGCGACAATTTTCATTTTGCCAACAACCCTTCATGGTGAAATCTTCCCACAGCGTAGCGTGTTATTATTTTTAACAGCAGGGGTCATTTTACTAAGTCTTATAATTAGTTTAATTGTTTTACCGCAATTAGCCGATGGCGAGGCTGAGGTACCAGTGGATGAAAAAGGCTTAGCTATTTTGGCAGAAGTAAAAAAGGAGCTGCGCATAGATCAAGAAGATACCGCTTTAACTAAAAATGAACAAATTGCATTAAAAGCTGTTATTCAAAGTTATGAAAATCGTATGTGGGATACGTATACTGCCGCCATGACAGAAAGTGAGCGTCAAGAAGTGCAAGAGATTCAAGCATTGATTATTGGAATTGAACGTGATGGTTTAGATGAAAGTTTTCGTCGCCACGAAATTGACGTCAATACGTATCGTTTTTATTCACGCTTTATTGCGAATTTTCAACACTCTGTTGGGCAACAAATTTTGTCTTTTTTGGCATTCTGGCTATTAATTGTTCGGCGGATTATCCGTGTAATTTTGCATCCTAAATTATTTTTTGAAAGAAGGCAAAATGCACCAAACCAGATGCAACCCAATGACTTTAGTCAAATAAAAAAAGTTTATTTGCGCAATACAAAATTAATTAAGCAAAGTTTGGCCAGTTTGGATGGGGTTTATGACGAAAAAATTATTGCACATTTTTTAGCGCAGCGGCAAAATATGGTGGGACGGTTACAATTAAATGATTTCATGGCTGCTGTCATGATTCGTCAAGATCCAGCTTATATTAAAGAAATGTTGAGAGGTTATTATTTAGAGCGCAAAGTCATTGATGCTTTTGAAACGGCAGGTACCATTACAACGTTTGCTGCTAATGAATACCGGCGTAAAGTGAATTTACTGGAATCATATGTTATGAGTCAGACGGGTAATTTACCAAAAATTCCTTTTTTTAGATAA
- a CDS encoding ABC-F family ATP-binding cassette domain-containing protein: protein MKELKVVGLHKTYGEKTLFHDLNFIIHEKDRIGLIGINGTGKSSLLKIIAGIESGDGDLNPLEYAKDYRIAYLTQDSNFDGNQTVLQAVFESDSPKVQVVKEYEQALQLLTKDGTNEQAQKRFAKAEAAMNEQDAWQTDTNAKIILQKLGIQQLNESIKNLSGGQQKRVGLAQVLIDEPDLLLLDEPTNHLDYDAITWLENYLKNYQGSLLMVTHDRYFLDRVTNRIFELSEGSLQEFGGNYEYYLAAKAERERVSAEAEQKKKQLYKQELAWMRAGAKARSTKQQARINRFENLKESLVQNKADAQVNIEIATKRLGKKVIELKQANYAFENKLILENFDLLIQSRERIGITGENGAGKSTLLNILAGKIPLQNGILSIGETVRMAYYTQQNDIMDPTQRMISYLQEVAEMVKKNDGTQVSVTEMLERFLFPRHTHGTPIGKLSGGEKRRLFLLKLLMSQPNVLLLDEPTNDLDIATLTVLEDYLDTFAGAVVTVSHDRYFLDKVAEKLLVFEGDGIITSYFGSITDYLTQSIPEVALSEDIKKEADYSKKEVTTKNVKKKLTYMEQKEWETIEEDITLLENQIDDLTEKMNHQGADFTKLQELQKQISEAESQLEEKMKRWEYLSAFAVD from the coding sequence ATGAAAGAATTAAAAGTAGTAGGCCTACATAAAACTTACGGTGAAAAAACATTATTTCACGACTTGAACTTTATCATCCATGAAAAAGATCGAATTGGTTTAATTGGAATTAATGGAACCGGCAAAAGTAGCTTGTTAAAAATTATAGCCGGCATTGAAAGTGGCGACGGTGATTTGAATCCTCTAGAATATGCCAAAGATTACCGAATTGCTTATTTGACTCAAGATAGTAATTTTGATGGTAATCAAACCGTTTTACAAGCAGTTTTTGAGAGTGACAGTCCAAAAGTACAAGTAGTTAAAGAATACGAGCAAGCTTTGCAACTTTTAACAAAAGATGGCACAAATGAGCAAGCGCAAAAACGTTTTGCTAAAGCTGAGGCTGCTATGAATGAACAAGATGCCTGGCAGACGGATACAAATGCTAAAATTATTTTGCAAAAGTTAGGTATTCAACAGCTCAATGAATCTATCAAAAACTTATCTGGAGGCCAACAAAAGCGGGTTGGATTGGCGCAAGTTTTAATTGATGAACCTGATTTACTTTTATTGGATGAACCTACAAACCACTTGGATTATGATGCAATTACGTGGCTAGAAAATTATTTAAAGAATTATCAAGGATCCCTATTAATGGTTACCCATGATCGTTATTTCTTAGATAGAGTCACCAACAGGATTTTTGAACTTTCAGAAGGAAGTTTGCAAGAATTTGGTGGTAACTATGAATATTATTTAGCAGCTAAAGCAGAAAGAGAACGCGTAAGTGCTGAAGCAGAACAAAAGAAAAAGCAACTGTATAAACAAGAGCTTGCTTGGATGCGAGCAGGTGCTAAGGCGAGAAGTACAAAACAACAAGCTCGGATAAATCGATTTGAAAATTTAAAAGAGAGTCTGGTTCAAAATAAAGCAGACGCACAAGTAAATATCGAAATTGCAACTAAACGACTCGGTAAAAAAGTCATTGAATTAAAACAAGCAAATTATGCTTTTGAAAATAAATTAATCTTAGAAAATTTTGACTTGTTAATTCAATCTAGAGAACGAATTGGGATTACGGGGGAAAATGGTGCAGGAAAGTCGACGTTACTAAATATTCTCGCAGGTAAAATTCCATTACAAAATGGTATTTTATCAATTGGTGAGACAGTAAGGATGGCCTATTATACCCAGCAAAACGACATCATGGATCCTACGCAACGAATGATTAGTTATTTACAAGAAGTAGCAGAGATGGTCAAAAAAAATGATGGAACACAAGTTAGTGTCACTGAAATGTTGGAACGCTTTTTATTTCCACGCCACACTCATGGTACTCCGATTGGAAAACTTTCTGGTGGTGAAAAAAGGCGCTTATTCTTACTAAAATTATTAATGAGCCAGCCTAATGTTTTGTTGCTAGATGAACCAACCAACGATTTAGATATTGCAACTTTGACCGTATTGGAAGATTATTTGGATACATTCGCTGGTGCAGTAGTGACAGTCTCTCATGATCGTTACTTTTTGGATAAAGTGGCTGAAAAATTGTTAGTTTTTGAAGGTGACGGTATTATTACGTCTTATTTTGGCAGTATTACTGATTATTTAACTCAAAGTATACCAGAGGTTGCCTTGTCAGAAGATATTAAAAAAGAAGCTGATTATTCAAAAAAAGAAGTTACTACCAAGAACGTTAAAAAGAAATTAACTTATATGGAGCAAAAAGAATGGGAAACGATTGAAGAAGATATCACGTTATTAGAAAATCAAATCGACGATTTAACAGAAAAAATGAACCATCAAGGTGCTGATTTTACGAAATTACAAGAACTGCAAAAGCAAATAAGTGAAGCAGAAAGCCAATTGGAAGAAAAAATGAAGCGTTGGGAATATTTAAGTGCGTTTGCAGTGGATTAG
- a CDS encoding YpmS family protein, translating to MTENKPTHTREEKRTAQKIDFKKMNGWKIAFLVLLAFILGTGVFLGTRIFSNREPDYHQSTKVTEKQGQEVTTISMNKSQLNALIDYYLTDFQKDSSVKYQFALENEAMLSGETKVLNFPVHFYLYFDPFVMENGNIQLQAKSMSIGTLGLPIEEVMKLVKRGYDFPKWIEVKPKDKSITLRLDQFQLPTGLFVKAKKINLIDDEIQVGLYLPERKD from the coding sequence ATGACTGAAAATAAACCGACCCATACTCGCGAAGAAAAACGAACAGCACAAAAGATTGATTTTAAAAAGATGAATGGTTGGAAAATTGCCTTTCTTGTTCTACTTGCCTTTATTTTAGGTACAGGAGTTTTTCTTGGAACACGAATTTTTTCAAATCGAGAACCTGATTATCATCAATCCACCAAAGTAACCGAAAAACAAGGACAAGAAGTAACAACAATCTCCATGAATAAAAGTCAATTGAATGCTTTAATTGACTATTATTTAACTGATTTCCAAAAAGATAGCAGTGTGAAATATCAATTTGCTTTGGAAAATGAAGCGATGCTTTCTGGCGAAACCAAGGTATTGAATTTTCCTGTTCATTTTTATTTGTATTTTGATCCTTTTGTGATGGAAAATGGGAATATCCAATTGCAAGCTAAAAGTATGTCAATTGGTACACTTGGATTGCCGATTGAAGAAGTGATGAAATTGGTAAAACGTGGATATGATTTTCCAAAATGGATTGAAGTAAAACCAAAGGATAAATCCATTACGCTACGGTTAGATCAGTTCCAATTACCAACTGGCCTTTTTGTAAAGGCAAAGAAAATCAATTTAATTGACGATGAGATTCAAGTAGGCTTATATTTACCAGAAAGAAAGGACTGA
- the msrA gene encoding peptide-methionine (S)-S-oxide reductase MsrA → MERAIFAGGCFWCMVQPFDEQPGIYTVTSGYTGGHVENPTYEQVLTHTTGHTEAVEIIFDPTVISYADLLQIYWQQTDPTDAFGQFQDRGDNYRPVIFYLNEEQKLTAEKSRQALADSGIFKEPIVTKIEPAQPFYEAEGYHQDYYKKNPQNFALNHQRRAEFIKKHWEDFNA, encoded by the coding sequence ATGGAACGAGCAATTTTTGCAGGTGGTTGTTTTTGGTGTATGGTACAGCCATTTGATGAACAACCAGGTATTTATACGGTAACTTCTGGCTATACAGGTGGACATGTCGAAAATCCAACCTATGAACAAGTTTTAACTCATACGACAGGACATACAGAAGCTGTTGAGATTATTTTTGATCCGACTGTAATTAGTTATGCGGATTTATTGCAAATTTATTGGCAACAAACCGACCCAACAGATGCATTTGGACAATTTCAAGATCGTGGAGACAACTACCGCCCAGTAATTTTTTATTTAAATGAAGAGCAAAAACTTACAGCTGAAAAAAGTCGACAAGCTTTAGCAGACAGTGGGATTTTCAAGGAGCCGATTGTCACTAAAATCGAACCTGCTCAACCTTTTTACGAGGCAGAAGGCTATCATCAGGATTATTACAAGAAAAATCCTCAAAATTTTGCATTAAATCACCAAAGAAGAGCTGAATTCATAAAAAAACATTGGGAGGATTTTAATGCGTAG
- a CDS encoding SGNH/GDSL hydrolase family protein produces MLFYIVLNQTIPAAQPILKPTSVNEVVKNQKEKIHFVAIGDSLTEGIGDETKRGGFVPIVTNDMQERYRLTSVEVENYGVAGERSDQILKRIKKEKTILENIATADVLTLTVGGNDLMKVIQDNFFGLTTKTFKRPQEKYQKRITEIITLLQKENKQAPIYVFGIYNPFYLNFPEITDMQKIVDNWNLATEETVKTFKNVHFIPINDLLYRGLDNEVGIDSTLDSSEEAELKSTDSSDLNIIDNNALYDQDKFHPNNLGYQLMANALRDELIKTKAQWLVKK; encoded by the coding sequence ATGCTTTTTTATATTGTATTAAATCAAACAATTCCAGCAGCCCAGCCAATCTTAAAACCAACTTCAGTAAATGAGGTAGTAAAAAATCAAAAAGAAAAAATTCATTTTGTAGCGATTGGAGACTCTCTAACAGAAGGGATTGGTGACGAAACAAAACGAGGCGGTTTTGTGCCTATAGTAACAAATGATATGCAAGAGCGTTATCGTTTGACCAGTGTGGAAGTAGAAAACTACGGAGTGGCTGGTGAACGTAGTGATCAGATTTTAAAACGGATAAAAAAAGAAAAAACAATTTTAGAAAATATTGCTACTGCTGATGTGCTAACTTTAACAGTTGGCGGAAATGATTTAATGAAAGTTATCCAAGATAATTTTTTTGGTTTGACAACTAAAACTTTTAAAAGACCACAAGAAAAATATCAAAAAAGGATAACAGAAATTATCACATTGCTGCAAAAAGAAAACAAACAAGCGCCAATTTATGTCTTTGGTATCTATAATCCTTTTTATTTAAACTTTCCTGAAATTACCGACATGCAAAAAATTGTTGATAATTGGAATTTAGCTACGGAAGAAACTGTAAAAACTTTTAAAAATGTTCATTTTATTCCGATTAATGACTTATTATACCGAGGCTTAGATAATGAAGTAGGAATCGACAGTACATTGGATTCTTCAGAAGAAGCTGAATTAAAGAGTACAGATAGTAGCGATTTAAATATTATTGACAATAATGCTTTGTACGATCAAGATAAATTTCATCCGAATAATTTAGGCTATCAGTTAATGGCTAATGCGTTAAGAGATGAACTCATTAAAACCAAAGCCCAATGGTTAGTTAAAAAGTAA
- a CDS encoding dihydrofolate reductase gives MLAAIWAQDQNGLIGKNEVLPWYLPDDLKFFKATTINKTLVMGRRTFEGMGGRPLPNRTTIVLTRDITYQAPAGVHVMHDTAEVINYAQSKDHTVFIAGGSMIYASLLPACNYIFRTVIEDSFEGDTYFPEVKWENWRLVKKVAGKVDEKNKFPHFFEEYERIHLD, from the coding sequence ATGTTAGCAGCAATTTGGGCTCAAGATCAAAATGGCTTAATTGGCAAAAATGAAGTTTTGCCTTGGTATTTACCCGATGATTTGAAATTTTTTAAAGCAACAACGATAAATAAGACATTAGTCATGGGCAGACGAACCTTTGAAGGAATGGGGGGGCGTCCCTTACCCAATCGCACCACAATTGTTTTAACACGTGATATAACGTATCAAGCACCAGCAGGCGTACATGTTATGCATGACACTGCTGAAGTGATTAATTATGCTCAATCAAAAGATCACACGGTTTTCATCGCCGGTGGTAGTATGATTTATGCATCTTTATTGCCAGCGTGTAATTATATTTTTAGAACAGTGATTGAAGATTCCTTTGAAGGTGATACGTATTTTCCTGAAGTTAAGTGGGAGAACTGGCGCTTAGTCAAAAAGGTTGCGGGAAAAGTCGATGAGAAAAATAAATTTCCCCACTTTTTTGAAGAGTATGAACGCATCCATTTAGACTAG
- the trhA gene encoding PAQR family membrane homeostasis protein TrhA — protein sequence MDKPQFSRKYLIVNEVLNAVTHGIGFGLAVAGLVVLLVKGARLGSSLHVVSYAIYGSMMILLFLSSTLFHSLIFTKAKKVFQVFDHDSIFLLIAGSYTPFCLLSIQGWLGWTLFALIWLLAISGIVYKSLTLHKKDTVSKVSTLIYLFMGWLCLIAAKDLWLSLGNVGTGLLVAGGVAYSVGALFYSLKNIRFMHVVWHLFVMLGASLMYFSILLYT from the coding sequence GTGGATAAACCGCAATTTTCTCGCAAATATTTAATCGTCAACGAAGTCTTAAATGCTGTAACACACGGTATCGGTTTTGGTTTAGCAGTCGCTGGTCTAGTCGTTTTATTAGTCAAAGGAGCACGGTTAGGCTCGTCTCTTCATGTAGTCTCTTATGCAATTTATGGTTCCATGATGATTTTATTATTTTTATCTTCCACCTTATTTCATAGCCTAATTTTTACTAAAGCAAAAAAAGTGTTTCAAGTTTTTGATCACGATTCGATTTTTCTTTTAATAGCAGGTAGCTATACTCCTTTTTGTCTACTAAGTATTCAAGGTTGGCTTGGTTGGACACTATTTGCACTAATTTGGCTTTTAGCTATCAGTGGTATTGTCTATAAATCTTTGACACTACATAAAAAAGATACAGTCTCAAAAGTTTCTACTTTAATTTATCTCTTTATGGGGTGGCTTTGTTTGATTGCAGCTAAAGATTTATGGCTTTCTTTAGGCAATGTTGGTACTGGACTTCTAGTCGCAGGCGGTGTTGCCTATTCGGTTGGCGCTCTTTTTTACAGCCTTAAAAATATTCGCTTCATGCACGTTGTCTGGCACTTATTTGTCATGTTAGGTGCTAGCTTAATGTACTTTTCTATTTTACTTTATACGTAA
- a CDS encoding DegV family protein, whose product MAKLKIVTDSSCTMEKTLQEKLDIQIVPLSVMIDGVLYKDDETLPGEKFMSMMASAKELPKTSQPPIGEFVELFDELGADGSQVLSIHMTKGLSGTVEAARQASNLSKSDVTVIDSDTTDQGLSFQVIKAAEMARAGSSLMEVLAAVEKVRENTKLYIGVSTLDNLVKGGRISRATGILSNLLNMRVVMDFDHSELIPVVKGRGAKTFTKWFEGLKKELQQKTNVKSIGISHADGLTLCEEFKKELQELFPEMHIPLLHTTPIIATHTGKGAFAITYYTED is encoded by the coding sequence ATGGCAAAACTTAAAATAGTTACGGATTCATCGTGTACGATGGAAAAAACATTACAAGAAAAATTAGATATTCAAATTGTTCCCTTGTCAGTTATGATTGATGGCGTTTTATATAAAGATGATGAAACGTTACCAGGAGAAAAATTTATGAGTATGATGGCAAGTGCCAAAGAATTGCCTAAAACAAGTCAGCCGCCGATAGGTGAGTTTGTGGAACTTTTTGACGAACTAGGAGCTGATGGCAGTCAGGTGTTGTCTATTCATATGACAAAAGGATTGAGCGGGACTGTTGAAGCGGCGCGTCAAGCGAGTAATTTGTCAAAAAGTGACGTGACAGTCATAGACAGTGATACAACAGACCAAGGATTATCTTTCCAAGTTATTAAAGCTGCTGAAATGGCAAGAGCTGGCAGTAGTTTAATGGAAGTTTTGGCAGCGGTTGAAAAAGTACGAGAAAATACGAAACTCTACATTGGGGTTTCCACTTTGGACAATTTAGTGAAAGGTGGCCGTATTAGTCGGGCTACTGGTATTTTATCGAACTTATTAAATATGCGTGTCGTAATGGACTTTGATCATTCAGAATTAATTCCTGTAGTTAAAGGTCGTGGAGCTAAAACATTTACTAAATGGTTTGAAGGTTTGAAAAAAGAATTACAACAAAAAACAAACGTCAAAAGTATTGGCATTTCTCATGCTGATGGATTGACATTATGTGAAGAGTTTAAAAAGGAACTGCAAGAACTATTTCCAGAAATGCATATTCCTTTGTTACACACAACACCAATTATTGCGACCCATACTGGTAAAGGCGCTTTTGCCATCACCTATTATACCGAAGACTAA
- a CDS encoding S41 family peptidase codes for MKKISVKLYFVSFVAAALLFGGGGYLYGTLHELQKESLATQKDDLAKVRQLYDEIKTSYYRDVDSKTLVNGALKGMTEALGDPYTTFLDEEGSSQLNQSLSDSFEGIGATLQIKNDYPEIAQSPIKGTPAAKNGLRAKDIILKVDDMTTKGKKLDMVVSKIRGKKGTEVTLEIKRGSETFTISLRRAKIPLHTVADKISEEDNQIGVIQITSFGENTAKELKDAIVSLRKQGAKSFLLDVRQNPGGLLDQVEEMASMFLKDGQTIVEFKDNHRTVSKAVASEKFDQGFKVSEPSVVLVDGGSASAAEIFAAALKESADVPIIGTTTFGKGTVQTISPIDDQSSLKLTVSKWLTPKGHWIHEKGLTPTIKADFPDYAYLAPLPRDKELKEGQTSAEVKRLNRFLVALGYDTKGDVFTKKTTIALKDFQNKHKLSVTGILNKETADAIEKELAIQITVHDEAYHSGITELKKEMMAKK; via the coding sequence ATGAAAAAAATATCTGTAAAATTATACTTCGTCTCTTTCGTTGCAGCGGCGCTTTTATTTGGCGGTGGCGGTTATTTATACGGTACACTTCATGAATTACAAAAAGAATCCCTTGCAACCCAGAAAGATGACTTAGCAAAAGTACGTCAGTTATATGACGAAATAAAGACCAGTTATTACCGAGATGTGGATTCTAAAACTTTAGTAAATGGTGCGCTAAAAGGCATGACAGAAGCTTTAGGAGATCCGTATACAACATTTTTAGATGAAGAAGGTTCTAGTCAGTTAAACCAATCACTCTCAGATAGTTTTGAAGGAATTGGTGCGACTTTGCAAATAAAAAATGATTATCCTGAAATAGCCCAATCACCAATTAAGGGTACACCGGCTGCCAAAAATGGGTTGCGAGCAAAGGATATTATTTTAAAAGTAGATGACATGACTACAAAAGGTAAAAAATTAGATATGGTCGTCAGTAAAATTCGAGGTAAAAAAGGAACAGAAGTAACTTTAGAAATTAAAAGAGGCAGTGAAACTTTTACCATTAGTTTAAGACGTGCAAAAATTCCTTTGCACACTGTAGCAGACAAAATCAGTGAAGAAGACAATCAAATTGGTGTAATCCAAATTACAAGTTTTGGCGAAAATACTGCAAAAGAACTAAAAGATGCGATTGTTTCTTTACGTAAACAAGGAGCAAAGTCTTTTCTCCTTGATGTTAGACAAAATCCCGGTGGACTGTTAGATCAAGTTGAAGAAATGGCGAGCATGTTTTTAAAAGACGGTCAAACAATTGTGGAATTTAAAGACAATCACCGTACGGTTTCAAAAGCCGTTGCTTCTGAAAAATTCGATCAAGGCTTTAAGGTGAGTGAACCAAGTGTTGTTTTAGTTGATGGTGGTTCTGCTTCAGCGGCTGAAATTTTTGCAGCGGCTTTAAAAGAATCAGCGGATGTACCGATCATTGGTACTACAACTTTTGGTAAGGGAACTGTCCAAACGATAAGTCCAATTGATGATCAAAGTAGTCTAAAATTAACTGTTAGCAAATGGTTAACCCCAAAAGGTCATTGGATTCACGAAAAGGGACTAACACCAACGATCAAGGCTGATTTTCCTGATTACGCCTACCTTGCACCTTTGCCTCGAGATAAAGAATTAAAAGAAGGCCAGACATCTGCTGAAGTGAAACGTTTGAATCGTTTTTTAGTTGCTCTTGGTTATGATACAAAAGGAGACGTCTTTACGAAAAAAACGACAATTGCGTTAAAAGATTTTCAAAATAAACATAAATTGTCTGTAACAGGCATTTTAAATAAAGAAACAGCTGATGCAATTGAAAAAGAATTAGCAATACAAATTACTGTTCATGATGAAGCATATCATAGCGGAATTACTGAATTGAAAAAAGAAATGATGGCAAAGAAGTGA